Proteins encoded together in one Vigna angularis cultivar LongXiaoDou No.4 chromosome 5, ASM1680809v1, whole genome shotgun sequence window:
- the LOC108318807 gene encoding uncharacterized protein LOC108318807, producing MEKIEIRSIGVIMAVMILSSFAAGQSTDSFWCNAWCKIKCAEEPFPEPNCVKNCESHCSSSDPVYGCITACQKSIAIKNGGAGHLGNNLMNTCMQECKKRF from the exons ATggagaaaattgaaataagaAGTATTGGAGTTATAATGGCCGTCATGATTCTATCAAGTTTTGCCGCAGGCCAATCAACAGATAGCTTTTGGTGTAATGCCTGGTGTAAAATCAAATGTGCAGAAGAACCATTTCCTGAACCAAATTGTGTGAAGAATTGTGAATCACACTGTTCATCATCTGATCCAGTTTATGGTTGTATTACTGCTTGTCAGAAGTCTATTGCCATAAAAAATG GTGGTGCTGGTCATCTTGGGAATAATCTGATGAATACTTGTATGCAAGAGtgtaaaaaaaggttttaa